In a single window of the Osmerus eperlanus chromosome 2, fOsmEpe2.1, whole genome shotgun sequence genome:
- the mfsd6l gene encoding major facilitator superfamily domain-containing protein 6-like, translated as MRRNQQVNVRATIALASAFHFLFACARACALPFLTLYLRHLGLSPAMVGICAATRHLVSLMVRPLGCVLAGAWGHRRLLGAGSLLGAAGAALIIVFLPSTVTETLASHCNLSFSLPILPSGHPGEDVWDSGRGVAPTAGSQMPLDVNATLFKKTLNHTESVLIGSVTAPLPQPHPSQPQPHPSQPQPHPSQPQPHPSQPQLPSPSSPASTLPFPASHFPAQAPQPPPSQPPPSQPQLPSLRSKGSSSNLSVAADTRRPVHHHPTPTHRRAGRGLKGPGEKQLQREIDGTRFDFLGGLKSMDAQHQLFFLLLMALSLWEACSAPLEWMLDDGLHEFLDSVDASDRYGDSGVWGLLGGACGAGSVGLLVSQLGCLPLTPHSPRGALHFYSYTVLTALVLPLVALLPLQRHRRKCEFICSALKPLRVVWANSQALLLAAIMLLAGAAQATMDDFLLWAIEDQGGSELQMGLALGLGLLSKAAYPLLGPGLAHRLSPGLLLGLGLGCSALQALCFSLLWSPWAALPTQTLCCLSSGAIWWTVGVQVGGVASPREERVVRRLYEVLALDLGAGLGSLAGGVAVQRVGVAWMFRGAGLMLVVCCVCLPLLWKAPSQRRINYSRLLAAGDSELSESESELDWLEKAIEDDRSNNDRTRRTAL; from the coding sequence ATGAGGAGAAACCAGCAGGTCAACGTGAGGGCTACCATCGCCCTCGCCTCCgccttccacttcctgttcgCCTGCGCCCGTGCCTGtgccctccccttcctcaccctctacCTCCGCCACCTcggcctctccccagccatGGTGGGCATCTGTGCGGCGACACGTCACCTGGTGTCCCTGATGGTGCGTCCGCTGGGCTGTGTGCTGGCTGGGGCCTGGGGCCACAGGAGGCTGCTGGGAGCTGGGTCCCTTCTGGGAGCTGCGGGCGCTGCCCTCATCAtcgtcttcctcccctccaccgTCACGGAGACGCTGGCCAGTCACTGCaacctgtccttctctctccccatcctccccagtGGGCATCCGGGAGAAGACGTGTGGGACTCAGGGAGAGGAGTGGCGCCCACCGCTGGCTCCCAAATGCCATTGGATGTAAATGCAACTTTATTTAAAAAGACACTCAATCACACAGAGTCTGTTCTGATTGGGAGTGTTACagcccctctgccccagcctcacccttcccagccccagcctcacccttcccagccccagcctcacccttcccagccccagcctcacccttcCCAGCCCCAGCTTCCCAGCCCAagctccccagcctccaccctcccattcCCAGCCTCACATTTCCCAGCCCAagctccccagcctccaccctcccagcctccaccctcacagCCCCAGCTTCCCAGCCTCAGGTCTAAGGGGTCCAGCAGCAACCTCAGTGTGGCAGCAGATACCAGAAGGCCTGTCCACCaccaccctacccccacccacaggagggcagggagaggcctgAAGGGGCCTGGGGAGAAGCAGcttcagagagagatagatggaactCGTTTTGACTTCCTGGGCGGCCTGAAGTCAATGGACGCGCAGCACCAGCTGTTCTTCCTGCTCCTCATGGCGCTCTCCCTGTGGGAGGCATGCTCCGCCCCTCTGGAGTGGATGCTGGACGACGGCCTGCATGAGTTCCTTGACTCTGTTGACGCTTCCGATCGCTACGGCGACAGTGGTGTGTGGGGGCTGCTGGGCGGGGCATGCGGGGCGGGCAGCGTCGGGCTCCTGGTGAGTCAGCTAGGTTGCCTCCCCTTgacccctcacagccccagggGCGCTTTGCATTTCTACTCCTACACGGTGCTGACGGCCCTGGTCCTTCCCCTGGTGGCCCTCCTGCCCCTGCAGCGCCACAGGAGGAAGTGTGAGTTCATATGCTCCGCCCTCAAGCCCCTGCGGGTGGTGTGGGCCAACAGCCAGGCCCTGCTCCTGGCAGCCATCATGCTGCTGGCGGGCGCAGCCCAGGCCACCATGGACGACTTCCTGCTGTGGGCCATAGAGGACCAGGGAGGCTCGGAGCTGCAGATGGGCCtggccctgggcctgggcctgctcTCCAAGGCTGCCTACCCCCTGCTGGGGCCTGGCCTGGCTCACAGGCTCAGCCCGGGcctgctgctggggctggggcttggcTGCTCGGCCCTGCAGGCCCTCTGCTTCAGCCTGCTGTGGAGCCCCTGGGCTGCCCTGCCCACCCAGACGCTCTGCTGCCTCAGCTCTGGCGCCATCTGGTGGACGGTGGGGGTGCAGGTGGGCGGCGTGGCATCGCCGAGGGAAGAGCGGGTGGTGAGGAGGCTGTACGAGGTCCTGGCGCTGGACTTGGGTGCAGGGCTTGGCAGTCTGGCTGGGGGCGTGGCCGTCCAAAGGGTGGGCGTTGCCTGGATGTTCAGGGGGGCGGGGCTGATGCTGGTGgtgtgctgtgtctgtctgcctcttctctggaaaGCCCCCAGCCAGCGCAGGATCAACTACTCCCGCCTCCTGGCAGCCGGCGACAGCGAGCTTAGCGAATCAGAGTCGGAGCTGGATTGGCTGGAGAAAGCCATTGAGGACGACAGAAGCAACAATGACAGGACCAGGAGGACGGCTCTGTAG